tccccccccccccctcccacttcTTAGAATGACTAGAATAGGAAGGAAGAaatgacagttctacctgaataagaaccaaggatcagcttgtacttgtctttctcactcataacactAAACAAGTTATATTCAGCATAAGCtgtgttcccttcaaagtcttccaagtctACACGCAGCACGTTTTTATCATCTGAGGTCAAgcggtgaatcttgtccagtccgagccaaaactcacCACACAGGTCACCAAAGCCACGTTTGTAGTCGTTCCAGtagcggtagaaatcaaccgagccgtcTAGTCTCTTCTGGAACACAGTCCATCCTCCACCCTCcgttgtttggtcacagaatacatcaaaggcaggcaaattatcaggtttaatggCGTAGACACCGTCAGCTGGTTTACCCGCGGATTTGTAGATTTCTGcgcagtttcttttgactgaaaatcagttaaaaaaaacaacaacaaaaaacaaaacttcacgcctactttaaattgtttggatattgagtgctttttgtttgctttcctgaCTATTGCTCTGGCTGATAAAACTTGATTCTGAACATTAACAAATACCAATTCTTCTTCCTTAATATCTACCAGCTATATTCACTGAAAGTGACCGTACgtggcttttcctttttagctttCATTCAGTggttaatattttgttcttgaagtcaattttgaaactttagtGAGTAACTCCTCGCGTACTACGCGAGAGACTGGTCTACATAATCCAGCCATTTTACCTTCAACTTGGCAGGTTTCTCCAGTGAATTTTTCCTGACAGACACAACGAAATCCTTTATTggtgaatccagcttgacaggtgccattgtttaagcatgggctgctgctgcatagattctgttgacaaaacaaagtaaGCTATAGTGCAGATCTTCCTTATGTTATGTCTTTAGCCCAAGAAAACGAAACAATCTCTTCTGGCACCGTAGTTTCGTAGGAATGTGAAAtgttacctcgattgcaagatatgtgtaaccCGGATTTTTCACGAGAAGAAATGGAGCATGGTTTTCCTctgtggcgttattcaactcgcatttttggtttcctcctgCAACAGGTCCAAtattgatggacacacaattaggctccatataacacattACTCTGCAACTTCCTTCGTTGGGCACGTTTACACTTTTGATCGCGTGATTTTTCATGGTCATGTTTGGTATTGGATGCTTGAAAATGATGTTTCGACAATCATCGTCTGCGGTAGGCAAAACAAATATATCGTTTAGTTTCCACTCACTCGAGGTACGTTTTTATTTTCACCCATGAAAAAGGCACATTAGACcactttctttcaaaactttacTGCACGAGAACCCTGACGAATTTTCTCTAAAGGTGATCGTCATCTcttgaaattaaacttaacaaaaatcAATCTTTGATTGTGAATTATCGCgcggaaagaaaatattaaggaaaatatcaagagTATTTTCACAGCGTTCATTACCACACCACGATATCTGTGAATCGTTTGCttaaattcatcattttgaaCCATTGATGCGCATGTGATGGGGTCTTTTtgaaatttggctttttttgtaTCCTTTATTCCATAATAGTAGACATAATAGTTAGTTAAAGATTGTCTGCTTAAAGATTATTACTTTGATCAGCAGGTAGCATATGTAGTTGGTGTAACGGTTTTGAGGAAACGACACCAGAAAGATAAAACGCAAGAAATTCAAAAAGGGATTTATACTCACCTGTGCAACAGAAACATGGTAGGAGAATAATTCCATGGAAGATATAGAGAATATTAATGATCGGTTGAatagaaaacttgaactgcatcgctataaataaataattgtaaattcaaggtaaaaatATGATAGTGAGCGCCCCAAAATATAAATCGTtctgttttcctgtaaatttgaATGTAGACAAATGTAAGACAGGTGTTCGGCATTTATTTGCCAGCTTTGTCTACTTAAAGGGACTCTTAACTTGCACAACATCTCGAAGACAAATACTTCGTTCAATCATGTAATTGTTCTAAAACACGTTTTTATGCTAACAGGTTTGTTTCATCccttgcacaaaaaaaaaatttagtttgaatttcttcatgttaaatattcattttcgaAGATGTGTTAACGGCTGCAAAAGGcgcaaaaaagggaaaattataGACCGCCGTAACGCCATTTATCTGTATTGgagtattttaaaattctcactCTACGTTGTAAATTTTATCTTATTCTGATAAGccataatattttcaaaagcGTCGGAGAAAAACGTAATAGAGCACATCACACTTACGGAGGTGACAGGAGTTtatcaatatgtttattttcagcctgtttaactttgaaCTTGCGGCAATCAAGTTAAGAGcgagaaacaaatttttgcagatttgctaccgacaaagatgtcagatcacttctgaaaatacaaacatttaacaatttatccttttttatctcaaaacaTTCTCCAATACGATAAAAGCAGCATTGcacattatgaaaataaaaattaactttgtagCAACCTTAAGGCACAGAGGTCTAAGTTTTTTTATGGCTCGTTTTGCTAATGGTAGTTGAGCATGGTAGTTAGCATTACACATTACCCGATTTTATCTTAGTTAGACTGGTCGCAAGCATTCTGACTTTCGTATGGTATTTGAGAGCTTCaacctataaaaaaaaaacaaatttgtaacAACTTTGACAGAATGTGAAACATCGTGTGGCTGAGTTGACAGAATTTTACACAAAAGTTTTCTCGATCATTTCTGCTATCAGCGCAATTGgtctgaacaagaaaggctTGGTCCAAGATATATAGATAAGTAGCTCACAGAGatatttcttaccttctgagcGAAGAAGTGTTTTTTGCACTTGGTTTTGTTCCTGAGATTATCAATAGTGAAAACTTTATGGTGTCgtgcttttctttaatttatggAACTGTTTGAGCttctgtaactatggttacaaaacagaATTGTGGCTCTATACGCCACAGCCACTCTTCCTGTCCAGCTGTTCTAATTGTGTTAGTCATCAGCTCAtagcttttgtgtttaaatttaaatgacTGATCTCACATCTCAGCACTGGATATGACAGTCAACGAAATACTTCAATGAAAAAcagagaatgttttgaaaaacttatatggcaagtctaactcttaaacaaagctgcaaattatttggtcaaaacaCTTTCAGCGggacatgtaagaagttttagaacTACACAAAGTTTTCCTGTTTTCCCTGGAGGTAACTAAGGTGTTATGATCAGTTTTAtgtctttcaaataaaaatttttgaaaatataaatttttaaaactatacAACATGTCGCATTTTCCTCCGGTGTTAACTGCGGTGTTATCTATGTGgttatattttttccaatttagagagtatcttgcaaaaaatgctctctacaaattaaaaattactcgATAAGTTAGACAGAAGCAACAGTACTGTACAATAATTTGTATCCCTAAAGAGAGTTTGAGCGGCTTTTCGCAGTGTTGTAAGAAGTAATTTTGTTTACGCTGAATGTTGAAGCCGGAAACCTTGGTTTTCCTAGGAAAGCAGTTTCTTGGCTCCGCCTACACCGTGGATAAATCGATGCACCTGTGATGTGTCTGAGAATTCTAATTAATAAGCTGATCACATGAAATTGCCGTGAATtgttacattttcaaaaataggACGTACGCGAACATATTCTAACTAAAACGTATGGACGCgtaatgaccaaaacaaaacgatcgaAATGAAACGAACCTAACGACCAAAAAAGTATACAGAAAATAACAGTCAGTAGTAATAAAATGAATGCCCTTATGGTCTTCTCCTGATCTACTTCACGGGGAAATTCAGTTATCTCTTGATTGCCATCGACTTAGCTTTAGGCTTCGAGGGAACCTTAGTTAGAAAaaacaatcaataaaagagtCACGGACATAGACGTTGTCAATGAATACCGTAAtctgtttcttcctctcctATCCGTATACGCTTGGGTATTCAATGAGGCTGGCGTTCCGAACTGGAGACTACATGTTAGTGTCAAATTGTAGTTTCAGCTGCTCGCGTGGTGGAAAAAAGTTAAGTTTCGTGAGACGGCCTTGATATGTAAAATCCTTAAATACGAGAGAATATCTGAAGTGAAGTCTACATTTTCCGCGACTTTTCATCGTCCACTCGTCTGAATCACTGTAGTGGTTTTGTTTTAGTCGTAACGGTCATTACGTTTTGGTagtttcgttttgctgtttcaGGTTTTAGCACATGCCGAAATTATTAACGACGTCATCACAAATTCAACATTTTGACTCAATATCTGTCCGCTTACAAAAGTGATCCTAACAGAAAGTGCTCACAAACTTGGGGAAAATGGCGATAAAATGCAAGGGAAACATGTCgactttgaggttttttttactcAGGAAGCCATAGGCCAGAGTGATGATAAAATATACGGTGTTACAGAGAATGTGATATACTGTTACAAGTAAGCGCTGTACGATACCTCTCATCGTGCGCGAAAACCCGATTTGCGGTCTTGTACTCTTGTCAAAACAGACTGTTATTAACGACAAGATAACTTAGTTCTATCAACTGTgttgaaaatgcaaattggtCCCCGTAAAGGGTTTCTAGGATTACTGTTTCGAACGGCCCTCAACAGAGCGTTATTGATGACATCATTTTCATGTCGATCGACGTAACTCCTGTACATGACCCTTGTGCAAAAATGGACCAGTACAAACTAAATGTTACATAAAATTATGAATTAGGCCCTAGTTACTCGCTGTTCGTTTTGTCAGTGAAACCCTCCCACCAAACTTTCCACATATTGACCTGCGATGACAGGTTGGAAAGCAGTTTGTGATAAATCGACATTGGACTTGCGATTAAAATATATAGCTAGCTTGTTATGACTTTTTGAAAAAGGTGCAGTTAAATTTGCAAGAGTCGCAATGATAAAGTTTGCTTAGGCATCATTCTCTACACTTGTCAATTGATTTGTTCGCCTTTCTACAATCCACATCAATAGGCTTCAGGATATTCCATTACTTTTGCGACTTTTGCGAAATATAGGAGGCATGATGGCCATGATGATACAAGCCATTGATAAGGAGCTTTTTATATATGCCGCTATATAGATTAAGTTAGTTTtactattatgattattattattaacggTTACCTGGCCGATTCTACAGAATCAagtattcaaatatttttttgttaagttggtactgtttcatttttgtgcTATAAGCATGACAGTTGAGAAATCCACTGGTATTATTTTCATCGTGATTCTCTTGAGGGAGTATTAATGACCCAGTTCACTCCATCAGCAAAAGAGGAGTAATTGCCACGAAgatacaagccattgagatttgagCGGTGACACCTCTTGTACCACCAGGATCCTTTGAACTTGATAGCGCAGTTGTGACCCCCCTGATTGCCACTATTTTGATCTCTCGAAGTGAATGGCATACCGTGATGCACAGCAAGAGAGTGACCAGAACTTCCTGAAAACATGAGCCGCACTATGAGTATTAGGTTTGACCAACAACGAGCCGTTCATAAGGCAGAACAAATCTTGAAATGTcagataagtataatttaacaataacgATATGGATTAAAAGAATTCTTACAAATATCTACGATTCTATTCGAAGAATCTAGGGATTGAATGACTCAATTTAATAATACCAATAAATAAGTTTGCCGAGAAACTCATAAGTTCGTCAGGTTAACTACGCATGATCTACCGGTGAAAACCTTTGGACTAGGATTACATATCGATTAGCTGAGGTTACTTTTTTGTCTTCTAAATTTATTGAATGATATTAAATAGTTTAATCATGTTTACATTACTTAGCACTCTCTtgccctcccctcccctcccctcccccttcttaTAATGACTAGAATAGAAGAGACGAaatgacagttctacctgaataagAACCAAGGATCAACTTGTACTTGTCATTCTCACTCATAACACTAAACAAGTTATACTCGGCATAGGCTGTGTTCCCCTCAACGTCTTCCAAGTCCACACGCAGCATGTCGTGAGGTCAGgcggtgaatcttgtccagtcccaacCAAAATTCCCTTTTCAGATCACCAAAGCCACATTTGTAGTCTTTTTAGTAGCGGAAAaaatcaaccgagccgttcAGTCTTTTCTAGAACACAGTCCACCCTCCACCGGCTGTcgtttggtcacagaatacatcatCAAAAGGCAGGCAAGTTATCAGGTTTAATGGTGTACACAGCGTCAGTTGGATTATCCGTGGATTTGTAGATTTCTGCGtagtttcttttgactgaaaatatatataccagctttatttattttatgttacaGTAATAAGTGCTCAGAAACGCGGGGGTAATGGCGATAAAATGCAAGGGGTACATGTCgactttgaggtttttttttcacccataGGCCTAAGTAATGATAAACGTAGTGTTACAGAGTATATACTGTTACAAGTAAGCGTTGTACGATACTCCTCATCTTGCGCGAAAACCTATTTTGCGGTCTTGTGCTCTTGTTAAAACAGGCTGTTATTAATGACAAGATAACTTAGTTCTAttaaatgagttgataatgcaaattattcCCCGTAAGGGTTTCTTAGGCTATCATTCCGAACGCCTCCAAACAGAGCGTTATTGAtgatattattttcatcttcaatcGACGTAGCTCTTGTGAATACCTTGACCCTCGTGCAAAAAATGGACCTGTAGAAACTAAATATTACATAAACTCATGAAATCTTTCTCTCCGCGTAATACCACCAAGTAAGAAAGCAGGATGTAATTAATCGACATTCGACTTGCGATGAACTTGAAAAGCTAGCTTGTTACGACTATTCGGAAAAGGTGTTGTTTAATTTGCAAGAGTTGTAATGATAAAGTTTCTGGTTATCACTCTATATACTTGTCAACTGATTTGTTCTCCTTTCTACAATTCACATCAATAGGCTTCAGGAGATTCCATTAGTTTTGTGACTTTTCCACCTAATTTAAGAGAAATATCTCAACATATAGCAGATGATATTTACTCCTTAACTCGTGTTCTACTGTTATTCCATTGTATTCTCGTCTACTCTTACTAGTTAcatttggtatttttcaaagtcATTATGAAGTATTATGAACAGATTAGCCTCGACACAAACAATGACCTTGAGCATGAAGATGtgttttttataattatagTGGCATATATCGATCAATGACATTGCGAGCTGTTTCTAAACAATCATTGCCGGGATGAAGTATTTTGAcatccagaataatcaaggtatAGGCAGGCGTTATTAGCCGAAGCCGACGGCTGATGCTGGAAATTCACTGTATGCTCCCGGttaatcagaaaagagatagtgagttgaATGCACCAAAGGCAAAACGCAAACACCGAAACTCAGacgaaaacaataaaaaacgcAAGGAAGCAATTAAAACTACCAAAATTTACAATACTTGGTTTGAACTACATGATTTACACGGAAAATAAGCCACACTTTTGAGACTATTAAACAGATTTGTTCGAATCAATCAATTCTTTTAAACTTCAACTGTGTTAAAGTTATGCTGTTGGCCAAAGACTATGGGAATAGTTAGTCATGAATTGAAGTCAGAAATCtactggtcttattttcatctcggtcCTCTTCAGCGAGTAGTAATTTCCCTTCCACGCAGCCCAGTTCACTCCATCAGCGTTGGAGGGGTGATTTCCACGAAGATATAAACCATTGAGATTCGCGTGATGGCAATTgttgtaccaccaggctcctttgtacaaaattgcacaattaTCCCGTATATTCTcatcattatcttgatcttgcGTGCTCCATGGACGATCACGATGGTAAGAGAGAGAATCAGGAGTAGTTcctgacaaagaaaattacTCATGTCACTAATATTTGCGCAAAACATGAAGAGATTCAATGTGAAAATATTGCCCACCTCCAGGTGGCCGTACGGTGACTGAAACTTAAAAGTTCATCTGCTTAATCAATGCATTTCAAGAACATCAGATTAATACGATAGTAATTACGATGGTTAATAAGATAAGATCCATAAGAAACTTAACAATAATAAACCGTTTCAAAAGGTTATATTTAAACGAATCTGTAAAATCAAAGTATAAAGAcgataatgaaaacaaatataacGGTTTATATAATAAGTTTAGTTATGCACGCATTATGATTGGTTCTCAcatatgatctattggaggacagatgtatagatgacgtcatcattaaaactttttttctgtatattttcTTCATGCCCAATCACTTTCCTCTTTACGTGTAAGCCCTAGAGCTCACTAACGCACTGATTATCAGTCAACTCCTCCCTTCTTAATCTAAAAATCACAAAACTTacagttctacctgaataagaaccaaggatcaacttgtacttgtctttctcactcataactCCAAACAAGTTATACTTGGCATAAGCTGTGTTCCCTTGAAAGTCTTCCAAATCCACACGCAGCGTGTTGTCAATATATGAGGTCAGgcggtgaatcttgtccagtcccaacCAAAATTCACTATTCAGGTCACCAAAGCCACATTTGTAGTCGTTCCAGTAGCGGTATTGATCTTTCACATTTAGCTGTTGACTCAACGCTGTCACTTAGAAATCAAACCCGATAGAAGTATGTGAAGTTCGGAAAGGATTAAAGCCTAACAAGGCGACTGGTTGCGACTTAATTCCAACAAGACTTGCTCAGCAATCAGTGGAAGTGTCCAGCCGTTTAGCACACTATTTAACTATGTGCTAGATCACGCGTCTGTGCCGTCACAATGGAAACTTGGTGAAATTTCTCCAGTGCATAAGAAGGACTGCAATATAATGAAATCCAATTACCGGCCATTATCGATATCACCGTCACTGTCAAAGGTGTTCGAAAGACTAATTCGTTACAGAGTCGGCCCATACTCTGAGGATCTCTACCACAAGCTAGTTTTCGCATCTAGAAAGGGGTACGGCTGTGATACTTTTTTCCTGCTCCGTGATTCTAAGCgaactttcttcaaaataactTCCTCGAAACGACAAAGAGCACTATTTTAATCACAAGTAGATTTTTATAATATTGGCCTCTAGTTACATGGCGATATTTTATTCAAGAGCGGCACTGAATGCCATTTTATCTTCAACGACGAAGAAGTCGCTCGGTCGTGAGTTATGGCGCAACATATCTGATCTGGGAATAACACGGCAAAGACCTACACGTCGAGGGACAAGAGCAGGACAGCGCAAACAAAGGCAGATTGGGATTTGCATGGGGAATGGAGCACGCAAGATTCAGCAATTTCCGAACTTTAATGGGTGTTTCTTTGCCAGGAACTTAATCCTTCACAGGAAACCTCATTTACATAACCAACTGGCGAacatattaaatattcaaaatgacaCCTTTCCACGTAGCAATCTAAACAACTGCATTGTTATAGATCGCACCAAGGAAAACAGAGCAGCCAGTACTGAATGGTCACCCAAAGTTCCTAAGATCATGTTAGCGAATGTCATGTCTTTAACCCCAAAATGGATGAAGTTAGCGAGTTTATCACTCGTAATCATATCAACCTTGCGTTCGTTACGGAAACCTGGCTAAAGGACTCTGTGTTGGACACCGTTGTTGACATCCCCGGGTTTGCTATTGTGCGTGAGGACAGGAAGACACTAGAACACGGTGGTGTGTGTGTCTATATTCAAGAAAAACGGTGCAAATATAAACAACTGAACGATTTAAGGTGCTGTGATAATCATGAGACATTGTGGCTCCATCTAAGACCAAACCGCCTCCCCCGGGGGTTTTCCTGCATAATCGCGGCAGTGATCTATCACCCCCCCAAGGCCGATGGGACATCTATCCGGGAGCATTTGTTCCAGTCCCTCGTCCTAGCGGAGACGCGATATCCCAACTGTGGATTGGTCGTCACAGGGGATTTCAACCGCTTGGATATTAAGGGCTTGCTGAATCACTTTCGTCTCCAGCAAATAGTTCAAGTTCAGACCCGGAAGGATGCCATATTAGACTTGGTGCTCACTAACATGCAAGAATACTATAATCCGCCACAAGCCTACCCTCCATTCGGGTTGTCGGATCACAACGCTGTTGTTGTGTCGCCAAAAGATGGTAAACGTGATGTAAACAGAAAGCACGTTGTTAAAAGGCGTGACTTACGTGAGAGTAACAAGGCTGCCTTGGGGAGATATCTAACCTCTATTGATTGGCCTTTATTGTTCGCTCCTACGGATAGTTGCCAGGAAAAGTGGGAGATTTTCCACACTGCTGTACATAAAGGGCTTGATATTCTGATGCCTGAGAAAGAAATTCGCACCTGTAGTGCGGACGCTCCTTGGATTGACCATAAGCTGAAGTCAATGAtactgaaaagacaaaaagcgTTCAAATCATATGGCGGCGACTCTGCCCAATTCAAGTTCTTCCGAAATCTGGTTAACCGGGAAAGAAAGGCATGCAGAGCTAAATATTATGAAGTGAGAATTCAGAATTTAAGACAAGAAGCCCCAAAGAAATGGTGGGACGAAGTAAAGCGTCTGAGCggctcaaaaaggaaaaatggcgACCTTTTGAGCCAGATTGACgtggaaggttttttttatcgACCATGAAATTCTGATTAGAAAACTGCGTACTAAGTGTAAATTGCCAGTTAGTATTACCAATTGGAtagttgattttctttctgatagATCACAAAGAATTAAGCTGGCTGCGGAGTGCTTTTCGGAGTGGGGATCTGTGCCCTCCGGAGTACCACAGGGCACAAAATTGGGCCCATGGTTATTTGTGCTTATGATAAATGACCTTGAAATCGAGTATCCACTATGGAAATACGTTGATGATACAACAGCCTCGGAGATGATACCAAAAGAGAGTGAAAGTCACGCCCAAAATATAGCAGATTGTGTTATTGAGTGGTCACGGGAAAATAGAGTTCACTTGAATTCTGATAAGTGCAAAGAGCTTCGGATCTCATTTTCTAAAAGGCCCGGGTTCTTTGATCCCATAGTAATTGAAGGCAAAGAGTTGGAGGTAGTTGGTAGCGTAAAGCTCCTGGGCCTTAATATAGCTAGCGATTTGACCTGGAACAGTCATATATCAGAAGTAATCAAAAAGGCCAGTAAGAGGTTGTATTTTTTAGTGCAACTAAAGAGAGCTAGGGTTCCCTTACAAGACCTAGTACTT
This region of Pocillopora verrucosa isolate sample1 chromosome 3, ASM3666991v2, whole genome shotgun sequence genomic DNA includes:
- the LOC136279854 gene encoding uncharacterized protein yields the protein MINDLEIEYPLWKYVDDTTASEMIPKESESHAQNIADCVIEWSRENRVHLNSDKCKELRISFSKRPGFFDPIVIEGKELEVVGSVKLLGLNIASDLTWNSHISEVIKKASKRLYFLVQLKRARVPLQDLVLFYTSCVRSVTEYAIPVFYNALPQYLKNELLRIEKRSISIITAGDCAVAQDLGIRPILEHYEFLCQKLFKGILDNPSHKLKALLPPIHKPSYNFKNKRQFNMPRLRTSRTMNTFIFAMARKFNG
- the LOC136279704 gene encoding ryncolin-1-like, producing the protein MAVTALSQQLNVKDQYRYWNDYKCGFGDLNSEFWLGLDKIHRLTSYIDNTLRVDLEDFQGNTAYAKYNLFGVMSEKDKYKLILGSYSGTTPDSLSYHRDRPWSTQDQDNDENIRDNCAILYKGAWWYNNCHHANLNGLYLRGNHPSNADGVNWAAWKGNYYSLKRTEMKIRPVDF